A portion of the Clostridium gelidum genome contains these proteins:
- a CDS encoding MBL fold metallo-hydrolase: MKLKILVDNNTYIDQYYCGEPAVSYYIEDEDISILLDVGYSDLFMKNLEAFGIDLDSIKTIVISHGHDDHTRGLKYYFNQPRKNKISVLAHPDAFKEKVIGNLRICSPILEEELKEKCNLILSKQPVKLSENIIFLGEIPQVVNFEKRKDIGKQMDNQDLVDDYVMDDTALVYKSDKGIYIITGCSHSGICNIVEYAKEVCNDNRVLGIIGGFHLFELSEQVSKTIEYFKANNIRELYPCHCTSFAVKAEIHKTIPIKEVGVGLEIQW, from the coding sequence GTGAAATTAAAAATTTTAGTAGATAATAACACATATATTGACCAATATTATTGTGGTGAACCAGCAGTCTCATATTATATAGAAGATGAAGATATTTCTATATTATTAGATGTAGGATATTCTGATTTGTTTATGAAAAATCTAGAGGCATTTGGTATAGACTTAGATAGTATAAAAACTATTGTTATTTCCCATGGTCATGATGATCACACAAGAGGGTTGAAATATTATTTTAACCAACCTCGTAAAAATAAGATATCTGTTTTGGCTCATCCAGATGCATTTAAGGAAAAAGTTATTGGCAATTTAAGAATTTGTTCTCCTATATTAGAAGAAGAATTAAAAGAAAAGTGTAATTTAATTCTATCAAAACAACCTGTTAAACTTAGTGAAAATATTATATTTTTAGGTGAAATACCACAAGTGGTGAATTTTGAAAAGAGAAAAGATATTGGTAAACAAATGGATAACCAAGATTTAGTTGATGATTATGTAATGGATGATACAGCACTTGTATATAAAAGTGATAAAGGTATATATATTATTACAGGATGTTCACACAGTGGGATTTGCAATATAGTAGAATACGCTAAAGAAGTGTGTAATGATAATAGAGTACTTGGAATTATAGGTGGCTTTCATTTGTTTGAACTGTCAGAACAAGTAAGTAAGACTATTGAGTATTTTAAGGCGAATAATATAAGAGAATTATATCCTTGCCACTGCACATCATTTGCTGTTAAAGCAGAAATACATAAAACTATACCTATAAAAGAAGTTGGAGTAGGTCTAGAAATACAATGGTAA
- a CDS encoding RNA polymerase sigma factor: MELISFLNYRKKSTVSKAKKGDKEAFLALIDENRLNLYRVARGILIDKEDIEDALQNTIIHSFQKLNSLKQDEYFRTWIIRILINECNEILRKSKRVTYLDENNNTEICSDSYENMDLTRAINSLSEELRITTVLFYFEDMSLKDIAKILKIPEGTVRSRLTRARVKLREIISEVEYDASK; encoded by the coding sequence ATGGAGTTGATATCATTTTTAAATTATAGAAAAAAATCAACGGTGTCTAAAGCAAAGAAAGGTGACAAAGAAGCTTTTTTAGCACTTATAGATGAAAATAGATTAAACCTTTATAGAGTAGCTAGAGGAATTTTAATAGATAAGGAAGATATTGAAGACGCTCTTCAAAATACAATAATACATTCGTTTCAAAAACTAAATTCCTTAAAACAGGATGAATATTTCAGAACTTGGATAATAAGAATTTTAATTAATGAGTGTAATGAAATATTAAGAAAAAGTAAAAGAGTTACTTATTTAGATGAAAATAATAATACTGAAATTTGTAGTGATAGTTATGAAAATATGGATTTGACAAGAGCAATAAATTCTCTGAGTGAAGAGCTAAGAATAACTACAGTATTATTTTACTTTGAAGATATGAGTCTTAAGGATATTGCAAAAATATTGAAAATTCCAGAAGGAACAGTTAGATCTAGACTTACAAGAGCAAGAGTAAAACTTAGAGAAATCATAAGTGAGGTGGAATATGATGCAAGTAAGTGA
- a CDS encoding dicarboxylate/amino acid:cation symporter, whose protein sequence is MKFLKSYKSSLILLFSILLGGCIGLIIGEKASIFAPFGNLFLNLIFTMLVPIVFFSIASSIANMDSSKKLGKILVVTIIVFGVTAIISGIIGVVSFKLFNPTTGLDSSTFNNLMSTNEAETVKNVGALEKIVSSITVGDFRELLSRSNLLALILFSVLIGFGTMLCREQGKAFASFLNSGAAVTMKVVNIIMYYAPIGLGAYFANVIGQLGGQILNGYVKVFVLYLVVSIIYFFIFFSIYAYIAGRKRGIKMFWKNAIEPSITALATCSSAACIPVNIKAARNMGVSNTLANIIMPIGVNIHKDGSVIGGIYKIMFLFAIFGRDINNISSLIAILGAGLLIGAVVGAVPGGGAIGEMLILSIFNFPQEALAIMLVIATIIDAPATLLNSAGNTVCTMIISKFTEKC, encoded by the coding sequence TTGAAGTTTCTAAAAAGTTATAAGTCATCGCTAATTTTATTATTTTCCATTTTGTTAGGTGGATGTATAGGATTAATAATAGGGGAGAAAGCAAGTATATTTGCTCCTTTTGGAAATCTATTTTTAAATCTTATATTTACAATGTTGGTGCCTATAGTATTTTTTAGTATTGCATCTTCTATAGCTAACATGGATAGTTCAAAAAAACTTGGGAAAATACTTGTGGTAACTATAATTGTTTTTGGAGTTACTGCAATTATTTCAGGAATAATAGGAGTAGTTAGTTTTAAACTATTTAATCCAACTACTGGTTTAGATTCGTCAACATTTAATAATTTAATGAGCACTAATGAAGCAGAGACAGTTAAAAATGTAGGTGCTCTAGAAAAAATAGTTTCTAGTATTACTGTTGGAGACTTTCGAGAACTTTTATCTAGAAGTAACCTACTTGCATTAATATTATTTTCTGTGTTAATAGGATTTGGGACTATGCTTTGCAGAGAACAAGGCAAGGCATTTGCTTCATTCTTAAATAGTGGAGCTGCTGTAACTATGAAAGTAGTTAATATAATTATGTATTATGCACCAATTGGACTCGGAGCATATTTTGCAAATGTTATTGGTCAATTAGGTGGTCAAATCTTAAATGGATATGTAAAAGTATTTGTATTGTATTTAGTTGTTTCTATAATATATTTCTTTATATTTTTTAGCATATATGCATATATAGCAGGAAGAAAAAGAGGAATAAAAATGTTTTGGAAAAATGCAATAGAGCCTTCAATAACAGCATTAGCAACATGCTCAAGTGCAGCATGTATTCCAGTTAATATAAAAGCAGCTAGAAATATGGGGGTATCAAATACTTTAGCTAATATAATAATGCCAATTGGAGTTAATATTCATAAGGATGGTTCAGTTATTGGAGGAATATATAAGATAATGTTCTTATTTGCTATATTTGGTAGGGATATAAATAATATAAGCTCTTTAATAGCTATATTAGGAGCAGGACTTTTAATTGGTGCCGTAGTTGGTGCAGTGCCAGGAGGTGGGGCCATAGGTGAAATGCTAATTTTAAGTATATTTAATTTTCCACAAGAAGCACTAGCGATAATGCTGGTAATAGCTACAATAATTGATGCGCCTGCTACACTATTAAATTCAGCAGGAAATACCGTTTGTACAATGATAATATCTAAATTTACAGAGAAATGCTAA
- a CDS encoding DUF4179 domain-containing protein, with protein MMQVSDDLFDDKIKERLKNEINYIPEDVNKKINDAVKKIEKRRFNVKKVGSICVICVTATIILGIAMPAYASNIPIIGSILKMFNYKTYENYDKYASDLNITKESNGLKITINKVVYDGLEIYIFYTGESEERMEHSPSFDEAELKINGKKTSFASGGTGNFIDDNKTYVGMEHYSVVMNNIVPEDIQNKKNYGGYIEIPDKFILSLNIDKMQYSENNYIKGKWDFNIPVSSEKVNGNVNEQECNIDLSNIGSENHINKIITTPINTEIQGTKTYDQENSNEDLYFVVFDDKGRYIESKSSESQGYIDDDGNHIKYFNNRFKEVYDDTESLTFIPYKYIFNNDDDTEKEITAKLNLQGETRLYSDDGKEYATITRIETKNGKTKIYYKSKYGVHVAPIEITNNKTNEKILSIDNSDDRVYRKQEEESTYISNSDEYVITCDKVITEGDYSVRAKDQSKAIEVYNDDKFTIKVK; from the coding sequence ATGATGCAAGTAAGTGATGATTTATTTGATGATAAAATAAAAGAGAGATTAAAAAATGAAATCAACTATATTCCGGAAGATGTTAATAAAAAAATAAATGATGCAGTTAAGAAAATAGAAAAAAGAAGATTTAATGTAAAAAAGGTTGGTAGCATATGTGTTATTTGTGTAACAGCCACAATAATATTAGGAATAGCCATGCCGGCTTATGCAAGTAATATTCCTATTATAGGGAGTATCCTTAAAATGTTTAATTATAAAACTTATGAAAACTATGATAAATATGCTTCGGATTTAAACATAACTAAAGAAAGTAATGGATTGAAGATTACTATTAATAAAGTGGTTTACGATGGACTTGAAATATATATATTTTATACTGGTGAAAGTGAAGAAAGAATGGAACACAGTCCAAGTTTTGATGAGGCTGAATTAAAAATAAATGGGAAGAAAACATCTTTTGCTAGTGGAGGAACTGGAAATTTTATAGATGATAACAAGACTTATGTTGGTATGGAGCATTATTCAGTAGTAATGAATAATATAGTACCGGAAGATATTCAAAATAAAAAAAATTATGGAGGATATATAGAAATACCGGATAAATTTATATTAAGTTTAAATATAGATAAGATGCAGTATTCAGAAAATAATTATATTAAAGGAAAATGGGATTTTAATATTCCTGTAAGCAGTGAAAAAGTTAATGGGAACGTTAATGAACAAGAGTGTAATATAGATTTAAGCAATATAGGTAGTGAAAATCATATAAATAAGATTATTACAACGCCAATAAATACAGAAATACAAGGAACTAAAACGTATGATCAAGAAAATTCAAATGAGGATTTATATTTTGTTGTATTTGATGATAAAGGAAGATATATTGAGTCTAAATCTTCAGAAAGTCAGGGCTATATTGATGATGATGGAAACCATATCAAGTATTTTAATAATAGATTCAAAGAAGTTTATGATGATACAGAATCACTAACATTTATACCATACAAGTATATTTTTAATAACGATGATGATACTGAAAAGGAAATTACTGCAAAACTTAATTTGCAAGGAGAAACAAGGTTATATTCGGATGATGGAAAAGAGTATGCTACCATTACGAGAATTGAAACTAAAAATGGAAAAACAAAAATTTATTATAAATCTAAATATGGAGTTCATGTGGCACCAATTGAAATAACAAATAATAAAACTAATGAGAAGATATTATCTATTGATAATTCTGATGATAGGGTTTACAGAAAACAAGAGGAAGAGAGTACTTATATAAGTAATAGCGATGAATATGTAATTACTTGTGATAAAGTAATCACAGAAGGAGACTATTCAGTTAGGGCTAAAGATCAATCAAAAGCTATTGAAGTATATAATGATGACAAGTTCACAATAAAGGTTAAATAG
- a CDS encoding flavodoxin domain-containing protein, with product MRSTLLISESYYGTSKKVADILSLILGPAKHVEIDEELPEVSKYNNIVLVLGFYGFNTADKLKKYLSSIKDIIKNKRIAIVGVGLLENYINNDVLSIEKAMNREADIINFVQGEIRVEKLTKDDKKILKAFLKEKRIPLTDMGSLNKKEILDIGSKLAKVLNKPDKEMNKKELKDEINKFIEINNTCTLATGSGDFVRNTPIEYTYYKDKFYFISEGGFKFKGILQNSNVCLAIFDSYTSMNELKGMQISGESEIIPCWSEEYIELIKVKGLNIETLKNLSVNLNLIKVVPSVFEFLNTDFKAKGMDSKQYYFVN from the coding sequence ATGAGAAGTACATTACTTATTAGTGAAAGTTATTACGGAACTTCAAAGAAGGTAGCAGATATATTATCGTTAATCTTAGGTCCTGCAAAGCATGTTGAGATAGATGAAGAATTACCAGAAGTAAGCAAATATAATAATATAGTATTAGTACTTGGTTTTTATGGATTTAATACAGCGGATAAGTTAAAAAAGTATTTATCCTCTATAAAAGATATAATAAAAAATAAAAGAATAGCTATAGTAGGAGTAGGGTTGTTGGAAAACTATATCAATAATGATGTTTTGTCCATTGAAAAGGCAATGAATAGAGAAGCTGATATAATAAATTTTGTGCAAGGGGAAATTAGGGTAGAGAAACTTACTAAAGATGATAAAAAAATATTAAAAGCATTTCTAAAAGAGAAACGTATACCATTAACAGACATGGGAAGTTTAAATAAAAAGGAAATACTTGACATTGGTAGTAAATTGGCTAAAGTGCTAAATAAACCGGATAAAGAAATGAATAAAAAAGAATTAAAGGATGAAATTAATAAGTTTATTGAAATTAATAATACTTGTACACTAGCAACAGGAAGTGGAGATTTTGTTAGAAATACACCTATAGAATACACATATTATAAAGATAAATTTTATTTTATTAGTGAAGGCGGTTTTAAGTTTAAAGGGATATTACAGAATTCCAATGTGTGCTTAGCTATATTTGATAGTTATACATCTATGAATGAACTTAAAGGAATGCAAATATCAGGAGAAAGTGAAATAATTCCTTGCTGGAGTGAAGAATATATTGAACTAATAAAAGTTAAAGGATTAAATATTGAAACGTTAAAAAATCTTTCAGTGAATTTGAATTTAATAAAAGTAGTTCCAAGCGTATTTGAATTTTTAAACACAGATTTTAAAGCAAAAGGAATGGATTCAAAACAATATTATTTTGTAAATTAG
- a CDS encoding RelA/SpoT domain-containing protein: MKKGFNIDEFLLKYPHSKETILKDNINIDNVKEIYKDYMEYKNSYENQAEFIANILRSQKMVHSVKSRIKEPDRLIEKVIRKTIDRKSKYGSEFEFTIDNYKNEINDLIGIRVIHIFKDQWQEIHEFILKTWKVIEITANVRAGDNIEVFADQNIEVRSKASGYRSVHYLVEFYPTSQKVIAEIQVRTIFEEGYGEIDHRLRYSHKEIPEILQSNLLLFNRIVGSADEMASLINNLGKEWGAKELNLKNIIEKQKAEIAKLKKQVNKNNIENNL, translated from the coding sequence ATGAAAAAAGGTTTTAATATAGATGAATTTCTATTAAAGTATCCACATTCTAAGGAAACAATTTTAAAAGATAACATTAACATTGATAATGTTAAAGAAATTTATAAAGATTACATGGAATATAAAAACTCATATGAAAATCAAGCAGAGTTCATAGCTAATATATTGCGTTCACAAAAAATGGTACATTCAGTTAAGTCTAGAATTAAAGAGCCAGATAGATTAATAGAAAAGGTTATAAGAAAGACAATTGACAGAAAAAGCAAATATGGGAGCGAATTTGAGTTTACAATAGATAACTATAAAAATGAAATAAATGATTTAATAGGAATAAGGGTTATACATATATTTAAGGATCAATGGCAAGAAATACATGAATTTATTTTAAAAACTTGGAAGGTTATAGAGATAACTGCAAATGTTAGGGCTGGAGATAATATAGAGGTTTTTGCTGATCAAAATATTGAGGTGAGATCAAAAGCTTCAGGATATCGTTCAGTGCATTATTTAGTAGAATTTTATCCAACAAGCCAAAAAGTTATTGCAGAAATACAAGTCAGAACAATTTTTGAAGAAGGTTATGGTGAGATAGACCATAGGCTCAGGTATTCACATAAGGAGATTCCTGAAATTCTTCAATCTAATTTATTATTATTCAATAGAATTGTAGGAAGTGCAGATGAAATGGCTTCTTTAATTAACAATCTGGGTAAGGAATGGGGGGCAAAGGAACTAAATTTAAAAAATATAATAGAAAAACAGAAAGCAGAGATAGCTAAATTAAAAAAACAAGTGAATAAAAATAATATAGAAAACAATTTATAA
- a CDS encoding AraC family transcriptional regulator translates to MHDNDSSNKLGYLNKDFQLFHLKDKKNQDFEFHYHDFNKIIIFLSGTVTYLIEGKAYYLKPWDILLVNNHDVHKPIIDSSKTYERIVIWANSHFIENHNYENCDLSTCFKLANEKSFNLIRLEAEFQNYIKFIIKSLEASLHSNDFGSKLLNNSLFIQLLIYLNRIHLGNMYTIEDEALKYDKQIEKILKYINSNLCTDLSIEFLSQEFYISKYHLMHKFKKETGYTLHNYVMQKRLLMAKDLIKNGEPITKTYIQCGFNDYSCFLRSFKNIFHKSPSDFSPK, encoded by the coding sequence ATGCATGACAACGATTCTAGTAATAAATTGGGATACTTAAACAAAGATTTTCAATTATTTCACTTAAAAGATAAAAAAAATCAGGATTTTGAATTTCATTACCATGATTTTAATAAGATAATAATATTTCTTTCTGGTACAGTGACTTATTTAATTGAAGGAAAAGCTTATTATTTAAAACCCTGGGACATCTTGCTTGTAAATAATCATGATGTTCATAAACCTATTATTGATTCTTCTAAAACTTATGAACGAATAGTAATTTGGGCTAATTCACATTTTATAGAAAATCACAATTATGAAAACTGTGACCTTTCAACATGTTTTAAGTTAGCAAATGAAAAAAGCTTCAATCTTATTAGATTAGAAGCTGAATTTCAAAATTATATAAAGTTCATAATAAAATCCCTTGAAGCATCTCTTCATTCTAATGACTTTGGGAGTAAGCTTTTGAATAATTCACTTTTTATTCAATTACTTATCTACTTAAACAGAATACATCTTGGTAATATGTATACTATAGAAGATGAAGCACTTAAATATGACAAACAAATTGAAAAGATTTTAAAATATATTAACAGTAATTTATGCACTGATCTTTCCATCGAATTTTTATCTCAAGAATTTTATATTAGTAAATATCATCTTATGCATAAATTTAAAAAAGAAACTGGATATACTCTTCATAACTATGTAATGCAAAAAAGACTTTTAATGGCAAAGGATCTTATAAAGAATGGAGAACCAATTACTAAAACTTATATACAATGCGGTTTTAATGATTACTCATGCTTTCTTCGTTCCTTTAAAAATATTTTCCATAAATCTCCTAGTGATTTTTCACCAAAATAA
- a CDS encoding UDP-N-acetylmuramoyl-L-alanyl-D-glutamate--2,6-diaminopimelate ligase: MKLYELLRDIDYMLINGDVNNDITSICYDSRKVKKNSIFICINGNRVNGHDFISEAIKNGAIAIVVEEEISIKSEYISLIKVENAKLALSSMSNLFYKEPSKEIELVGVTGTNGKTTVIHYIKDVLEAYGKITGIIGTLGYELKDKEISIEKINPTTPESLELQAVLREFIDKDAKNAVMEVTSSALAKHRVDFCNFNIGVFTNLSQDHLEEHGTMENYKNEKIKLFRKCSLGIINFDDKIAEEIIEKSTCKILTYGIREEADIRATEIQYKNDSVRFNVAFKGISKEVKVNIPGKFTVYNVLATIGACYGLGLDINEILKLVSNIKHVPGRLEMVKNNLNKNVIVDYAHTPDALEKLLMMARDITDGKLITVFGCGGDRDKTKRKIMGMAAGILSDYCIITSDNPRTEDPIRIIEEIEDGMENIDSKYEKIADRRKAIEKALKLLNDDDLLLIAGKGHEDYQIIGTTKIHFDDREVVREILG; encoded by the coding sequence ATGAAATTATATGAATTATTAAGAGATATAGATTATATGCTAATAAATGGAGATGTTAATAATGATATTACAAGTATTTGCTACGATTCTAGAAAGGTAAAGAAAAATTCAATATTTATATGTATAAATGGAAATAGAGTTAATGGGCACGATTTTATAAGTGAGGCTATTAAAAATGGAGCTATAGCAATAGTGGTTGAGGAAGAAATTAGTATTAAAAGTGAATATATTTCATTAATAAAAGTGGAAAATGCTAAATTAGCTTTATCAAGTATGTCGAATTTATTTTATAAAGAACCATCTAAAGAAATAGAATTAGTTGGAGTAACAGGAACTAATGGTAAAACTACAGTTATCCATTACATTAAAGATGTACTAGAAGCTTATGGAAAAATTACAGGAATAATAGGTACTTTAGGTTATGAATTAAAAGATAAAGAAATAAGTATAGAAAAGATAAATCCAACAACCCCAGAATCATTAGAGCTTCAAGCTGTATTGAGAGAATTTATTGATAAGGATGCTAAAAATGCAGTAATGGAAGTTACATCTTCAGCACTCGCAAAGCATAGAGTTGATTTTTGTAATTTTAATATAGGGGTATTTACTAATTTATCACAAGATCATCTTGAAGAACATGGGACAATGGAAAATTATAAGAATGAAAAGATAAAATTATTTCGTAAATGTAGTCTTGGTATTATTAATTTTGATGACAAAATTGCTGAAGAAATTATAGAAAAATCTACTTGCAAAATTTTAACTTATGGAATAAGAGAAGAAGCAGATATTAGAGCTACAGAAATACAATATAAAAATGATTCAGTGAGATTTAATGTTGCTTTTAAAGGAATAAGTAAAGAAGTAAAAGTTAATATTCCTGGAAAGTTTACAGTTTACAATGTTTTGGCCACTATAGGAGCTTGCTATGGACTTGGATTAGATATTAATGAAATTCTAAAATTAGTATCTAATATTAAACATGTTCCAGGAAGACTTGAAATGGTTAAAAATAATTTAAACAAAAATGTAATAGTTGATTATGCGCATACTCCTGATGCTTTAGAAAAATTATTAATGATGGCAAGAGATATAACTGATGGAAAACTTATTACGGTATTTGGATGTGGTGGTGATAGAGATAAAACTAAGAGAAAGATAATGGGAATGGCAGCTGGAATTTTATCGGATTATTGTATAATAACTTCAGATAATCCAAGAACTGAAGATCCAATAAGAATCATTGAAGAGATTGAAGATGGAATGGAAAATATAGATTCAAAGTATGAAAAAATAGCAGATAGAAGAAAAGCAATTGAAAAGGCATTAAAATTATTAAATGATGATGATTTATTATTAATAGCAGGAAAAGGTCATGAAGATTATCAAATTATAGGAACTACAAAAATACATTTTGATGATAGAGAAGTAGTTAGAGAAATTTTAGGATAA
- a CDS encoding HD-GYP domain-containing protein: MIFVPQYKLKSGMKLASNIDLNYNKKSDAFLLTKGKILTEKNINKLISFGVLGVYIEDGRTNEILDNRFKKESVLAIKTIFDSCGNTHRILAKNTIRQIEKVSEMLVRNIKKNKEITIGISDLQTYDANTYLHSLSVTVIAIAIGTELGLDRTQLCNLGVCAMLHDIGKVEIPIEIISKPGKLTESEYDIVKTHTTLGAKYISGNKEINKDIYLGVISHHEKFDGTGYPEGLKKMEIPFFGRIIAVSDVYDALTANRPYRKPVKPSEAIEYIMGGIGTSFDYDIVKAFLKKIETYPIGSRVWLSDGRTGDVIKGNPNDPLRPVLKIIGGKEEILDLHNDFNLKNIVISGIDYNYLINK, translated from the coding sequence ATGATTTTTGTGCCTCAATACAAATTGAAAAGTGGAATGAAACTAGCTTCTAATATAGACTTGAATTATAATAAAAAATCTGATGCATTTTTATTGACAAAAGGAAAAATATTAACAGAAAAAAATATCAATAAATTAATAAGTTTTGGCGTGTTAGGAGTATATATTGAAGACGGAAGAACAAATGAAATTCTAGATAATAGATTTAAAAAAGAATCAGTGCTAGCAATTAAAACAATTTTCGATAGCTGCGGGAATACGCATCGAATTCTAGCTAAAAATACGATAAGACAAATAGAAAAGGTATCAGAAATGCTTGTTCGTAACATAAAAAAAAATAAAGAAATTACCATAGGAATTTCTGATTTGCAAACCTATGATGCAAATACGTATTTGCATTCCTTAAGTGTAACAGTTATAGCAATTGCAATAGGAACAGAACTAGGTTTAGACAGGACACAATTATGCAATTTAGGAGTATGTGCTATGCTGCATGACATAGGAAAAGTGGAAATTCCAATTGAAATAATATCAAAACCAGGAAAACTTACAGAATCTGAATATGATATTGTTAAAACACATACGACTTTAGGAGCAAAGTATATTAGTGGAAATAAAGAAATCAATAAGGATATATATTTAGGTGTGATTAGTCATCATGAAAAGTTTGATGGAACAGGATACCCTGAAGGATTGAAAAAAATGGAAATTCCGTTTTTTGGAAGAATAATTGCAGTTTCAGATGTATATGATGCATTAACGGCTAATAGACCATATAGAAAACCTGTGAAACCATCCGAAGCAATTGAATATATCATGGGAGGTATTGGGACAAGCTTCGATTATGATATTGTAAAAGCATTTTTGAAAAAAATTGAGACATATCCTATTGGTTCACGGGTGTGGTTAAGTGATGGGAGAACTGGAGACGTTATAAAAGGAAATCCTAATGATCCATTAAGACCTGTTCTTAAAATCATAGGAGGCAAAGAAGAAATACTAGATCTTCACAATGATTTTAATTTGAAAAACATTGTAATATCTGGTATTGATTATAATTATTTAATAAACAAATGA